A genomic segment from Pseudomonadota bacterium encodes:
- a CDS encoding helix-turn-helix transcriptional regulator: MEKENATKIFEALSSGVRLDVFRLLVRMANEGMVAGEIATTLDIPPTNLSFHLKAMTQTGLLTVAQEGRFQRYRANIPVMLDIIAYLSDECCRGRPEQCAPAGALQACCEPAPAAVAPRKSRRSR; this comes from the coding sequence ATGGAAAAAGAAAACGCCACCAAGATTTTCGAGGCGCTGTCTTCGGGCGTACGCCTTGATGTGTTCCGCCTGCTGGTGCGCATGGCCAACGAGGGAATGGTGGCCGGTGAGATCGCCACCACCCTCGACATCCCGCCCACCAATCTCTCGTTCCATTTGAAAGCGATGACCCAGACCGGTCTGCTCACGGTCGCCCAAGAGGGCCGCTTTCAGCGCTACCGCGCCAACATCCCGGTGATGCTGGACATCATTGCCTATCTCAGCGACGAGTGTTGCCGCGGACGGCCGGAGCAGTGCGCGCCGGCCGGCGCCTTGCAGGCCTGCTGCGAGCCGGCGCCGGCAGCGGTCGCGCCGCGTAAGTCACGTCGCTCGCGCTGA
- a CDS encoding arsenate reductase ArsC codes for MAEALLNHHGAGRFRAWSAGSFPSGRVHPLALQAIAPLGALPEPPRSKRWDEFALAGAPVMDFIFTVCDNAAGEACPHWPGHPASAHWGIADPAAVSGSEADQRQAFAYAFAQLERRIARFLALPFATLDAASLQRQLQDIGTHTP; via the coding sequence ATGGCCGAGGCGCTGTTGAACCATCACGGCGCGGGGCGCTTCCGCGCCTGGTCGGCCGGCAGCTTTCCGAGCGGACGGGTGCACCCGTTGGCCTTGCAGGCGATCGCGCCCCTGGGCGCCTTGCCCGAACCGCCGCGCAGCAAGCGCTGGGATGAATTCGCGCTGGCCGGCGCACCCGTCATGGATTTCATTTTCACGGTCTGCGACAACGCCGCCGGCGAAGCCTGCCCACACTGGCCGGGCCATCCGGCGAGCGCGCATTGGGGCATCGCCGACCCCGCCGCGGTCAGCGGCAGCGAGGCCGACCAACGCCAGGCTTTCGCGTATGCGTTCGCGCAACTCGAGCGCCGTATCGCGCGCTTCCTGGCGCTGCCCTTCGCGACCCTCGACGCCGCATCCCTCCAACGACAACTTCAAGACATCGGAACGCACACCCCATGA
- a CDS encoding glucose 1-dehydrogenase, translating to MGMLTGKVAIITGAASGQGAAEARLFAAEGARVIVADIDARGQAVADEIGASQARFIHLDVADEANWSKLVADTQQAFERIDILVNNAAIYGRASLQHTDAEMFERVMRVNSTGVFLGMQAVIPAMRAAGGGSIINISSLAGLRGTKSMFAYSTSKWAVRGMSKNAAMDLAGYGIRVNSVHPGVIETPMMTEDNPPHVIEAMCKVIPMKRVGQPLEVAQLVMFLASDAASYVTGSEFSVDGGGTF from the coding sequence ATGGGAATGCTGACAGGCAAGGTTGCCATCATCACCGGCGCGGCCAGCGGCCAGGGCGCCGCCGAAGCGCGGCTGTTCGCGGCCGAGGGTGCACGGGTCATCGTCGCGGACATCGATGCGCGCGGCCAGGCGGTGGCCGACGAGATCGGCGCAAGCCAGGCGCGCTTCATCCATCTCGATGTCGCCGACGAGGCGAACTGGTCCAAGCTCGTCGCTGATACGCAGCAAGCCTTCGAGCGCATCGACATCCTGGTCAACAACGCCGCCATCTACGGCCGCGCCAGCCTGCAGCACACCGACGCCGAAATGTTCGAACGCGTGATGCGCGTCAACAGCACCGGCGTGTTCCTCGGCATGCAGGCCGTGATCCCCGCCATGCGCGCGGCAGGCGGCGGCTCCATCATCAACATCTCGTCGCTGGCGGGCCTGCGCGGCACCAAGAGCATGTTCGCCTATTCCACCTCGAAGTGGGCGGTGCGCGGCATGAGCAAGAACGCCGCGATGGACCTCGCCGGCTACGGCATCCGCGTCAACTCGGTGCATCCGGGCGTCATCGAAACGCCGATGATGACCGAGGACAATCCGCCGCATGTGATCGAGGCGATGTGCAAGGTGATCCCGATGAAGCGCGTCGGCCAACCGCTCGAAGTCGCGCAGCTGGTGATGTTCCTCGCTTCCGATGCGGCGAGCTATGTGACGGGCAGCGAATTTTCAGTCGATGGCGGCGGGACTTTCTGA
- a CDS encoding acetyl-CoA C-acetyltransferase has product MANAYIIDACRTPRGIGKIGKGKLAHLHPQHLAATVLKALAERNSLDTAEVDDIIWGTSTQVGAQGADMGRMAALDAGFDIRASGMTLDRFCGSGITTVNLAAAQIMSGMEDLVIAGGTEMMSYTASIADPKTPPMMDRGNLHLRKLHPQSQQGVCADFVAAIEGIDRRAVDELALMSQQRAGVAMKEGRFARSVVPVYNLDGTLALDRDEFPRPDTTMETLAGLKPVFGAWADLVVDEAGNTYGGLIRQKYAQLGDVEWIHHAGNSSGVVDGAGALLLASEAYVKKHNLKPRAKVVATANMGDCPTLMLNAPVPAAKKVLQKAGLGIADIDLFEVNEAFAVVTEKFIRDLKVDRAKVNVNGGAIALGHPIGATGSILIGTLLDELERQGKKRGLTTMCAAGGMAPAIIIETM; this is encoded by the coding sequence ATGGCCAACGCTTACATCATCGACGCCTGCCGCACGCCGCGCGGTATCGGCAAGATCGGCAAGGGCAAGCTTGCCCATCTTCATCCCCAGCACCTGGCCGCCACGGTGCTGAAGGCCTTGGCCGAGCGCAATTCGCTGGATACCGCCGAAGTCGACGACATCATCTGGGGCACCAGCACCCAGGTCGGTGCGCAGGGCGCGGACATGGGCCGCATGGCGGCGCTCGATGCGGGCTTCGACATCCGCGCCTCGGGCATGACGCTGGACCGCTTCTGCGGCTCGGGCATCACCACCGTCAATCTCGCCGCCGCGCAGATCATGTCGGGCATGGAAGACCTGGTCATCGCCGGCGGCACCGAAATGATGAGCTACACCGCTTCCATCGCCGACCCCAAGACCCCGCCGATGATGGACCGCGGCAACCTGCACCTGCGCAAGCTGCATCCGCAGTCCCAGCAGGGTGTGTGCGCCGATTTCGTCGCGGCCATCGAAGGCATCGACCGCCGCGCGGTCGACGAACTCGCGCTGATGTCGCAGCAGCGCGCCGGCGTGGCCATGAAGGAAGGCCGCTTCGCGCGCTCGGTGGTGCCGGTCTACAACCTCGACGGCACGCTGGCTCTCGATCGCGACGAATTCCCACGGCCCGACACCACCATGGAAACGCTGGCCGGTTTGAAGCCGGTGTTCGGCGCATGGGCCGACCTCGTCGTCGACGAAGCCGGCAATACCTACGGCGGTCTCATTCGCCAGAAGTATGCGCAGCTCGGAGACGTCGAATGGATACATCACGCCGGCAATTCGTCGGGCGTGGTGGATGGCGCCGGCGCCCTGCTGCTGGCCTCCGAAGCCTACGTCAAGAAACATAATCTCAAGCCGCGGGCCAAGGTGGTGGCGACCGCCAACATGGGCGATTGCCCGACCCTGATGCTGAACGCACCGGTGCCGGCGGCGAAGAAGGTGTTGCAGAAAGCCGGCCTCGGCATCGCCGACATCGACCTGTTCGAAGTCAACGAAGCGTTCGCGGTCGTCACCGAGAAGTTCATCCGCGATCTGAAAGTCGACCGCGCCAAGGTCAACGTCAACGGCGGCGCCATCGCGCTCGGCCATCCCATCGGCGCGACCGGTTCGATCCTCATCGGCACCTTGCTCGACGAACTCGAACGCCAGGGCAAGAAGCGCGGCCTTACGACCATGTGCGCGGCAGGCGGCATGGCGCCGGCCATCATCATCGAGACCATGTAG
- a CDS encoding molybdopterin oxidoreductase family protein, which yields MSAEPRSLHRGACPHDCPDTCAMVFEVEAGRLVGVRGNAEHPMTRGGLCVKLKDYEKRHYHPDRLLHPLKRSGPKGSGEFTRISWDEALTEITARWQAIIASHGPQAIAPYSYLGHQGLVHGLNGGDAFFNRMGATVTERTFCGEGSATAWLMTYGPSGGLDPESFRYSDYIIIWACNSVSTNLHHWHIVKDAQKAGAKVVVIDAYRSRTAKEADWHLAPRPGSDGALAMALIHVLIEEDLIDHDYVERHTTGFEDLAARAKARTPEWAAAITGIAADDIRRLAREYAAARAAAMRIGVALERHQGGGQTIRAVCCLPSLVGAWREVGGGILAMPVWEHPYRFDQMCRADWIPPGTRVISNLKIGRHLTNEIPMDPPILSMMCWNTNPVTQAPECDKIVAGLMREDLYLVVADHFLSDTARYADIVLPAAMGAEMEDIILSWGHNYLTYNEKCVEPPGECLSNGEIFRQLATRMGYTEERLHWSDAECLEHFIAWDAPACAGITLERLRREGFARLALGAADERAPHREGRFPTPSGKCEFKSSIAVHGNFVAPPFRQMYEAMQGGEAVDAVPDYVPPRESRESNPALAARYPLNIVSPKSHGFLNSCYANIENKLKGQGEQFVLINAVDAASRAIVEGDVVRVFNDRGGFEGRAQVCDDVNPGVVVATLGYWRQLNRGTVNIVSSAEFANLGHAPSFSDNLVEVAKLG from the coding sequence ATGAGTGCCGAACCCCGCAGTCTTCACCGTGGCGCCTGTCCCCACGATTGTCCCGATACCTGCGCGATGGTGTTCGAAGTCGAAGCCGGGCGCCTGGTCGGCGTGCGCGGCAACGCCGAACACCCCATGACGCGGGGCGGCCTGTGCGTGAAACTCAAGGACTACGAGAAGCGCCATTACCATCCTGATCGCCTGCTCCATCCGCTGAAGCGCAGCGGGCCGAAAGGCAGCGGCGAATTCACGCGCATCAGCTGGGATGAAGCGCTCACAGAGATCACCGCGCGCTGGCAGGCCATCATCGCCAGCCATGGGCCGCAGGCCATCGCGCCCTACAGCTACCTGGGTCACCAGGGCCTGGTGCACGGCTTGAACGGCGGCGATGCGTTCTTCAACCGCATGGGCGCCACCGTCACCGAGCGCACCTTCTGCGGCGAAGGCTCGGCCACCGCCTGGCTCATGACCTATGGCCCGAGCGGTGGCCTCGATCCGGAATCCTTCCGTTACTCCGACTACATCATCATCTGGGCCTGCAACAGCGTCAGCACCAATCTCCATCACTGGCACATCGTCAAGGATGCGCAGAAGGCCGGCGCCAAGGTGGTGGTGATCGACGCCTACCGCTCGCGCACCGCCAAGGAAGCGGACTGGCATCTCGCGCCGCGGCCGGGCAGCGACGGCGCGCTGGCCATGGCCCTCATCCACGTGCTGATTGAAGAAGACCTCATCGATCACGATTACGTGGAACGCCACACCACGGGCTTCGAGGATCTGGCGGCGCGCGCCAAGGCGCGTACGCCGGAATGGGCGGCCGCCATCACCGGTATCGCGGCCGACGATATTCGACGCCTCGCGCGCGAATACGCGGCGGCGCGCGCCGCCGCGATGCGCATCGGCGTGGCGCTGGAGCGTCACCAGGGCGGCGGCCAGACCATACGCGCGGTGTGCTGCCTGCCGTCATTGGTCGGCGCGTGGCGCGAAGTGGGCGGTGGCATCCTCGCCATGCCGGTGTGGGAACATCCCTATCGCTTCGACCAGATGTGTCGCGCCGACTGGATCCCGCCCGGCACGCGCGTCATCAGCAATCTCAAGATCGGACGCCATCTCACCAATGAGATCCCGATGGACCCGCCCATCTTGTCGATGATGTGCTGGAACACCAATCCCGTCACCCAGGCGCCCGAGTGCGACAAAATCGTCGCCGGCCTCATGCGCGAGGATCTCTACCTGGTGGTGGCCGATCATTTCCTGTCCGACACCGCGCGCTACGCCGATATCGTGCTGCCGGCGGCGATGGGCGCCGAGATGGAGGACATCATCCTGTCCTGGGGCCACAACTATCTCACCTACAACGAGAAGTGCGTGGAGCCGCCGGGCGAGTGCTTGTCCAACGGCGAGATCTTCCGGCAACTGGCCACGCGCATGGGCTACACGGAAGAACGCCTGCACTGGTCCGACGCCGAATGCCTCGAGCATTTCATCGCCTGGGATGCGCCCGCCTGCGCGGGTATCACGCTCGAACGTCTACGACGCGAAGGCTTTGCGCGGCTGGCGCTCGGCGCCGCCGATGAGCGTGCGCCCCATCGTGAAGGCCGGTTCCCGACGCCGTCCGGCAAGTGCGAATTCAAATCCAGCATTGCCGTGCATGGCAATTTCGTCGCGCCGCCGTTTCGCCAGATGTACGAGGCGATGCAGGGCGGCGAAGCGGTCGACGCTGTGCCGGACTACGTGCCGCCACGCGAATCGCGCGAGTCCAATCCCGCGCTTGCGGCGCGCTACCCGCTCAACATCGTGTCGCCCAAGAGCCACGGCTTCCTGAATTCCTGTTACGCCAACATCGAGAACAAGTTGAAAGGTCAGGGCGAACAATTCGTGCTGATCAACGCCGTCGACGCCGCGTCGCGCGCGATAGTCGAGGGCGACGTGGTGCGCGTATTCAACGATCGCGGCGGCTTCGAGGGCCGCGCCCAGGTGTGCGACGACGTCAATCCCGGCGTGGTGGTGGCAACGCTCGGCTACTGGCGGCAATTGAACCGCGGCACGGTGAATATCGTGAGTTCGGCCGAGTTCGCCAACCTCGGCCATGCGCCGAGCTTTTCCGACAACCTGGTGGAAGTCGCCAAGCTCGGCTGA
- a CDS encoding putative Na+/H+ antiporter: MTLPAYITPETIAAAIFGIAVIHTFSTKFFAHLATRQPNHAGFWHLLGEVEVVFGFWSLVMVVALLLMTGRHETVKYVEARNFTEPMFVFVIMVISASKPILNSVIAGVHGIASLIPVRRALSVFFLCMSMVPLLGSLITEPAAMTLAALMLKDCYFRRELSTELKYATLGSLFVNVSIGGTLTSFAAPPVLMVAHKWGWDSAFVFTHFGWKAALAVFATAFIVTWRFRGELLGKGCFDGACSQIDTPKSVAFIHMLFLAGVVVFAHHTEIFMGLFLFFLGYTEAYSKYQDRLILREGLLVAFFLGGLVVLGGLQSWWLQSALTGVEPKVLYYLATALTAITDNAALTYLASLVEGVSPEYQYAVVAGAVTGGGLTIIANAPNPAGVAILKSHFTDETISPTALLLSATPPTILAILAFQVLSAGSRRRRRGRPWPLAM, translated from the coding sequence ATGACCCTGCCCGCTTACATCACCCCCGAAACCATCGCCGCCGCCATCTTCGGCATCGCGGTCATCCATACCTTCTCCACCAAGTTCTTCGCCCATCTCGCCACCCGCCAGCCCAACCACGCGGGCTTCTGGCATCTGCTCGGCGAAGTGGAAGTGGTGTTCGGCTTCTGGTCGCTGGTGATGGTGGTGGCGCTGCTGCTGATGACCGGCCGCCACGAGACCGTGAAGTACGTCGAGGCGCGCAATTTCACCGAGCCGATGTTCGTATTCGTGATCATGGTGATCTCGGCCAGCAAGCCGATCTTGAACAGCGTGATTGCCGGCGTGCACGGTATCGCATCGTTGATCCCGGTGCGCCGCGCGTTGAGCGTGTTCTTCCTGTGCATGTCGATGGTGCCCTTGCTCGGCTCGCTGATCACCGAACCGGCCGCGATGACGCTCGCCGCGCTCATGCTGAAGGACTGCTATTTCCGCCGCGAGCTGTCCACCGAGCTCAAGTACGCGACGCTCGGCAGCCTGTTCGTGAATGTCTCCATCGGCGGCACGCTGACCAGCTTCGCCGCGCCGCCGGTATTGATGGTGGCGCACAAGTGGGGCTGGGATTCGGCCTTCGTATTCACTCACTTCGGCTGGAAGGCCGCGCTGGCGGTGTTCGCCACCGCGTTCATCGTGACCTGGCGCTTTCGCGGCGAACTGCTCGGCAAGGGCTGTTTCGACGGCGCCTGTTCGCAAATCGATACGCCCAAGAGCGTGGCCTTCATCCACATGCTTTTCTTGGCGGGGGTGGTGGTGTTTGCCCATCACACCGAGATCTTCATGGGCCTGTTCCTGTTCTTCCTCGGCTACACCGAGGCCTACAGCAAATACCAGGATCGCCTGATCCTGCGTGAGGGACTGTTGGTGGCGTTCTTCCTCGGCGGCCTGGTGGTGCTGGGCGGCCTGCAGAGCTGGTGGCTGCAAAGCGCGTTGACCGGCGTCGAGCCCAAGGTGCTGTACTACCTCGCCACCGCGCTGACGGCCATCACCGACAACGCCGCCCTCACCTATCTCGCCTCGCTGGTGGAAGGCGTGTCGCCCGAATATCAATACGCGGTGGTGGCGGGCGCCGTGACCGGCGGAGGTCTGACCATCATCGCCAATGCGCCGAATCCGGCCGGCGTCGCAATTCTGAAGTCGCACTTCACCGACGAGACCATCAGCCCCACGGCGCTGCTGTTGTCCGCCACGCCGCCGACCATCCTCGCCATACTCGCGTTCCAGGTACTCAGCGCCGGTAGCCGCCGGCGCCGCCGCGGCAGGCCTTGGCCACTCGCTATGTAG
- the modA gene encoding molybdate ABC transporter substrate-binding protein, protein MRALLTARPRRHGCLLVLLLALVSLRAAPLRAEEITVSAAASLSNAFREMASAFQAEHAEVEVLLNFAPSDALLQQLGAGAPIDVLATADGETMDKAVERKLVAPATRRDFAANTLVMVTPADSALGLTALADLTQPAVKRIALGNPAGVPAGRYAQGALQQAGLWPLPTGKAVYAQSVRQALDYVARGEVEAGFVYATDARMHADKVKVALDAPTDQAIIYPLAVTRDSRNKDSAAAFIAFVMSAKGQAVLARFGFKAP, encoded by the coding sequence ATGCGCGCCCTCCTCACCGCCCGCCCCCGACGACACGGCTGCCTGCTGGTGCTGTTGCTGGCCCTGGTATCGCTGCGGGCCGCGCCGCTGCGCGCCGAGGAGATCACCGTGTCGGCCGCCGCCAGCCTGAGTAATGCGTTCCGCGAGATGGCGTCGGCCTTCCAGGCCGAGCACGCCGAGGTCGAGGTGCTGCTCAACTTCGCGCCGTCCGACGCCCTCTTGCAGCAGCTCGGCGCCGGCGCGCCCATCGACGTGCTGGCCACCGCCGACGGCGAGACCATGGACAAGGCCGTCGAGCGCAAGCTCGTCGCACCGGCCACGCGCCGCGATTTCGCCGCCAACACCTTGGTGATGGTGACGCCGGCCGACAGTGCGCTCGGGCTGACTGCGCTCGCCGATCTCACGCAGCCGGCGGTCAAACGCATCGCGCTCGGCAATCCGGCCGGGGTGCCGGCCGGCCGCTACGCCCAGGGCGCGCTCCAACAGGCCGGCTTGTGGCCTTTGCCGACGGGCAAGGCGGTCTATGCGCAATCGGTACGGCAGGCGCTCGACTACGTGGCGCGCGGCGAAGTGGAGGCCGGCTTCGTCTACGCCACCGACGCGCGCATGCATGCCGACAAGGTCAAGGTCGCACTCGATGCCCCCACCGACCAAGCCATCATCTATCCGCTGGCTGTGACCCGCGACAGTCGGAACAAAGACAGCGCCGCCGCCTTCATCGCGTTCGTGATGTCAGCAAAAGGCCAGGCCGTGCTCGCGCGCTTCGGCTTCAAGGCGCCTTGA
- the modB gene encoding molybdate ABC transporter permease subunit, with amino-acid sequence MDAAWPALLLSLKVASWATFINGVLGVAVGFMLARVRFAGRELLDTVLTLPLVLPPTVLGYYLLVVIGKHGVVGAWLHQHFGVSLLFTWQGAVLASTLVSFPLVLKSARAAFEGVEAQFENAARVLGLNEWAVFFRVTLPLAWRGILAGLLLTFARALGEFGATLMVAGSIPGRTQTLSVAVYEAVQSGQDATANLLVAITSIACMAVLLAVSRLAPGRIAPRTV; translated from the coding sequence GTGGACGCCGCCTGGCCCGCCCTGTTGTTGTCGCTGAAAGTCGCGAGTTGGGCGACTTTTATCAATGGCGTGCTGGGCGTGGCGGTCGGCTTCATGCTGGCGCGCGTGCGCTTCGCCGGTCGCGAGCTGCTCGACACCGTGCTGACCCTGCCCTTGGTGCTGCCGCCGACGGTGCTCGGCTATTACCTCCTGGTCGTGATCGGCAAGCACGGCGTGGTCGGCGCATGGCTGCATCAGCACTTCGGCGTGTCACTGCTCTTCACCTGGCAGGGCGCGGTGCTGGCCTCGACGCTGGTGTCTTTCCCGCTGGTGCTGAAATCGGCGCGCGCCGCCTTCGAAGGCGTCGAGGCGCAGTTCGAAAACGCCGCACGCGTGTTGGGTTTGAACGAATGGGCGGTGTTCTTCCGCGTCACCCTGCCGCTCGCCTGGCGCGGCATCCTCGCCGGCCTGTTGCTGACCTTCGCGCGGGCGCTCGGTGAATTCGGTGCGACGCTGATGGTAGCGGGCAGCATCCCCGGCCGCACCCAGACCTTGTCGGTGGCGGTCTACGAAGCGGTGCAGTCCGGCCAGGATGCGACCGCCAACCTGCTGGTTGCCATCACTTCCATTGCCTGCATGGCGGTGCTGCTGGCGGTGAGTCGGCTCGCGCCCGGGCGCATCGCGCCGCGCACGGTGTAA
- a CDS encoding ATP-binding cassette domain-containing protein, whose product MSFSVDIEKSVGGKARRFTLKVAFSTHAQRTVIYGPSGAGKSMLLQILAGLITPDYGRVSFADERIFDSREGVDVPARARRFGYLFQDYALFPQLSVRQNVAFALSEGWRNPPPQARNAEVSRWLTTFELDAVAHQRPHELSGGQRQRTALARALVNQPRALLLDEPFAALDPELRARMRHEMDQLLNEVGIPMVMITHDPEDLAWFGAASIHLRDGAVSDAPSPALIQHGPRLAVVRAPAE is encoded by the coding sequence ATGAGCTTCAGCGTCGACATCGAAAAGAGCGTGGGTGGCAAGGCGCGCCGCTTCACGCTCAAGGTCGCCTTCAGCACCCACGCGCAGCGCACCGTGATCTACGGGCCATCCGGCGCCGGCAAATCCATGCTGCTGCAGATCCTGGCGGGCCTCATCACGCCCGACTACGGCCGCGTGAGTTTCGCCGATGAACGCATCTTCGACAGCCGCGAAGGCGTCGACGTGCCGGCGCGCGCGCGGCGCTTCGGCTACCTGTTCCAGGACTATGCGCTGTTTCCGCAGTTGAGCGTGCGCCAGAACGTCGCTTTCGCGCTCAGCGAGGGCTGGCGCAATCCGCCGCCCCAGGCCCGCAACGCCGAGGTCTCCCGCTGGCTCACGACCTTCGAGCTCGATGCCGTCGCCCATCAGCGTCCCCATGAGCTGTCGGGCGGTCAGCGTCAACGCACCGCGCTCGCGCGCGCGCTGGTCAATCAACCGCGCGCGCTGTTGCTGGACGAACCTTTCGCGGCGCTCGATCCGGAGCTGCGCGCGCGCATGCGCCACGAGATGGATCAGCTGCTGAACGAAGTGGGCATCCCGATGGTGATGATCACCCACGATCCCGAGGATCTCGCCTGGTTCGGCGCGGCCAGCATTCACCTGCGCGATGGCGCGGTCAGTGACGCGCCGTCGCCGGCGCTGATACAACACGGGCCGCGCCTGGCGGTGGTGCGGGCGCCGGCCGAATGA
- a CDS encoding TOBE domain-containing protein — translation MSGRTPPSLEVAADLWLSLGGQNIASARRLALLAAIAREGSITQAAKAAGLSYKGAWDAIEQMSNLAGEPLVTRTVGGKGGGQTLLTARGQRLVDNFADIQREHARFLERLNERARGFREDFALLENAAMKTSARNQFAGTVETVRHGAVNDEVIVKIIGEQRIVATITCDSRASLGLEVGTRAIALVKSSSIIIMRPEGGTRLSARNQLAGAVSRLVPGAVNSEVVLDLVGGGSIAAIVTNEGVESLELAIGVPAMAVFKASSVILGVAA, via the coding sequence ATGAGCGGGCGCACGCCGCCGAGTCTCGAAGTGGCGGCCGATCTGTGGCTGTCACTCGGCGGACAGAACATTGCGAGTGCGCGACGCCTGGCGCTGCTCGCGGCGATAGCGCGCGAAGGCTCGATCACGCAGGCCGCCAAGGCCGCCGGCCTGTCCTACAAGGGCGCGTGGGATGCCATCGAACAGATGAGCAATCTCGCCGGCGAGCCGCTGGTGACGCGCACCGTCGGCGGCAAAGGTGGCGGTCAGACGCTGCTGACCGCGCGCGGCCAGCGCCTGGTGGATAATTTCGCCGACATCCAGCGTGAACACGCGCGCTTCCTCGAACGATTGAACGAGCGCGCGCGTGGCTTTCGCGAAGACTTTGCCCTGCTCGAGAACGCCGCCATGAAAACCAGCGCACGCAACCAGTTCGCCGGCACCGTCGAAACCGTGCGCCACGGCGCGGTCAACGACGAAGTGATCGTGAAGATCATCGGCGAGCAACGCATCGTCGCCACCATCACCTGCGACAGTCGCGCCAGCCTAGGTCTGGAAGTCGGCACGCGCGCCATCGCGCTGGTCAAATCCTCGTCCATCATCATCATGCGGCCCGAGGGTGGGACGCGCCTCTCGGCGCGCAACCAGCTGGCCGGCGCCGTCAGCCGCCTGGTGCCGGGCGCGGTCAACAGCGAGGTGGTACTGGATCTCGTCGGCGGCGGCAGCATCGCCGCCATCGTCACCAACGAAGGCGTCGAGTCCCTGGAGCTCGCGATCGGGGTGCCGGCCATGGCGGTGTTCAAGGCTTCCAGCGTGATCCTCGGCGTGGCGGCCTGA